The proteins below are encoded in one region of Labilibaculum sp. DW002:
- a CDS encoding polyprenol monophosphomannose synthase — translation MVTNRIVIIPTYNEKENIEAIVRKVFSLDTPFDILVIEDNSPDGTAAIVKKLQKEFSQLHIIERKGKLGLGTAYIAGFKWALEHNYEYVFEMDADFSHNPEDLVHLYKACSEKGGDMAIGSRYVSGVNVVNWPMGRVLMSYFASKYVRIVTGMKIHDATAGFKCYTKKVLETIDLDKIRFKGYAFQIEMKFTTWKFGFTIIEVPIIFTDRTQGTSKMSGGIFNEAVWGVIKMKLRSFFTKYER, via the coding sequence ATGGTGACAAATCGTATTGTTATTATACCTACTTACAATGAAAAGGAAAACATTGAAGCTATTGTAAGGAAGGTTTTTTCGCTGGATACCCCTTTTGATATTCTTGTTATAGAAGATAACTCGCCTGATGGGACTGCTGCTATTGTGAAAAAGCTACAAAAAGAGTTTTCGCAGCTACATATTATAGAACGTAAGGGCAAACTTGGATTGGGTACGGCATATATTGCTGGATTTAAATGGGCATTGGAACACAATTATGAATATGTGTTTGAAATGGATGCTGATTTTTCGCACAACCCGGAAGATTTGGTACACCTATATAAGGCATGTTCGGAAAAAGGTGGTGATATGGCCATTGGTTCTCGCTACGTTTCCGGTGTAAATGTTGTAAATTGGCCTATGGGTAGAGTATTGATGTCGTATTTTGCATCGAAATATGTTCGTATCGTTACTGGTATGAAGATTCATGATGCTACTGCGGGCTTTAAATGCTACACGAAAAAGGTACTTGAAACGATCGATTTGGATAAAATTCGATTTAAAGGCTATGCTTTTCAGATAGAAATGAAATTTACCACATGGAAATTTGGCTTTACTATTATTGAAGTGCCGATTATTTTTACTGATAGAACCCAAGGAACCTCTAAAATGAGTGGTGGAATTTTTAATGAAGCTGTTTGGGGCGTGATTAAAATGAAATTGAGAAGCTTCTTCACCAAATACGAAAGATAG
- a CDS encoding dihydroorotase: protein MSSILIKNALIINEGKKFAGSVLVKDQLIEKIYTSAPEVTDPNCKVIDAGGRILIPGVIDDQVHFRDPGMPHKGDIFTESRAAVAGGTTSFMDMPNVKPQTLTQELLAERYKLGAEKSLANYSFYMGASNTNLEEVIKTNPKDVCGIKIFMGSSTGNMLVDDIDTLSQIFEKAPLLIATHCEDSPTIDANLETYREKYGDDIPMDYHGEIRSAEACYKSSSKAIELAKKYNTRLHILHLSSGIEMDLFDNKIPSKDKRITSEVCVHHLRFNDSDYAERKARIRWNPAIKTADDQSKIWEALLDDRLDVIATDHAPHTIEEKDGNYMQAAGGGPLVQHSLVSMLEFAHKGKLSVEKVIEKMCHAPADVFQVEKRGYIRKGYFADLVLLSEDEWTVNKENILYKCAWSPFEGDRFHYKVDQTFVNGHLAYDNGQFDESNKGMRLSFDR, encoded by the coding sequence ATGTCAAGTATTCTTATAAAAAATGCCTTGATTATTAATGAAGGCAAAAAGTTTGCAGGAAGTGTTCTTGTAAAAGATCAGTTGATTGAAAAAATTTATACTTCAGCACCAGAAGTAACAGATCCTAATTGCAAGGTGATTGATGCTGGTGGAAGAATATTAATTCCTGGTGTAATCGACGATCAAGTTCATTTTCGTGATCCGGGAATGCCTCACAAAGGCGATATATTTACGGAATCGAGAGCAGCTGTGGCCGGAGGAACAACTTCATTTATGGACATGCCAAATGTAAAGCCTCAAACTCTTACACAAGAATTGCTTGCTGAACGATACAAACTGGGTGCTGAGAAATCTCTGGCTAACTACTCGTTCTATATGGGAGCTTCTAACACGAATTTGGAAGAGGTTATTAAAACCAACCCTAAAGATGTTTGTGGTATTAAAATCTTTATGGGGTCGTCTACCGGAAATATGTTAGTTGATGATATCGATACGCTTTCTCAGATTTTCGAAAAAGCACCTTTGCTTATCGCAACACATTGCGAAGATTCACCAACAATTGATGCCAATCTTGAAACTTACCGTGAGAAATATGGTGATGACATCCCTATGGATTATCATGGTGAAATTCGATCGGCTGAAGCTTGTTACAAATCATCTTCAAAGGCAATTGAACTGGCTAAAAAATACAACACTCGCTTGCATATCCTTCACCTTTCCAGTGGAATAGAAATGGATTTATTCGATAATAAGATTCCATCGAAGGATAAGCGAATCACTTCTGAAGTTTGTGTTCATCATCTAAGATTTAATGATTCAGATTATGCAGAAAGAAAAGCAAGAATCCGTTGGAATCCTGCCATTAAAACTGCTGATGATCAATCTAAAATTTGGGAAGCTTTACTTGACGATCGTTTAGATGTTATTGCAACAGATCATGCGCCACATACAATTGAGGAAAAAGATGGCAACTATATGCAAGCTGCTGGCGGTGGACCATTGGTACAACACTCTCTTGTTTCTATGCTTGAATTTGCACACAAAGGTAAGCTGTCTGTTGAGAAAGTAATTGAAAAAATGTGTCATGCTCCTGCTGATGTGTTCCAGGTTGAAAAAAGAGGTTATATCCGTAAAGGTTACTTTGCAGACTTAGTTCTTTTATCAGAAGATGAATGGACAGTAAACAAAGAAAATATCCTATACAAATGCGCTTGGTCACCTTTCGAAGGCGATCGTTTCCATTATAAGGTAGATCAAACTTTTGTAAACGGACATTTGGCTTACGATAATGGTCAATTTGATGAAAGTAATAAAGGAATGCGATTGAGTTTTGATAGATAG
- a CDS encoding NAD(P)-dependent oxidoreductase, which produces MKVLFIDSTHPRLMEMLVEAGFDCTYAPEKNKEELLEIFPEFDGFIIRSKFKLNKEELDQAANLKFIGRVGAGLENIDVPYAESKGITCFNAPEGNRDAVGEHALGMLLCLFNNLYRCNTEVGMGMWRREENRGLEIKGKTVGIIGYGNMGNAFAQRLKGFGCKVIAYDKYKFDYTDEYCEEKQLQDLFDNCDILSLHIPQTEETMFMVNEEFIAKFKKPFFLINTARGKIVRISDLVKHLKTGQVRGACLDVLEYEKTSFEDLHANELPDDFKYLIDAENVLLSPHVGGWTHESNIKLSEVTAQKIIDEFGK; this is translated from the coding sequence ATGAAAGTACTATTTATAGATTCTACCCATCCAAGATTGATGGAGATGCTTGTTGAAGCAGGATTTGATTGCACTTATGCTCCAGAAAAAAACAAGGAAGAGCTTTTAGAGATATTTCCTGAGTTTGATGGTTTTATTATCCGAAGTAAGTTTAAGCTGAATAAGGAAGAATTAGATCAGGCGGCAAACTTAAAATTTATAGGACGCGTTGGTGCCGGTCTTGAAAATATAGATGTGCCATACGCCGAAAGCAAAGGAATTACTTGTTTTAATGCCCCGGAAGGTAATCGCGATGCCGTGGGAGAACATGCACTTGGTATGCTTCTTTGCTTATTCAACAACCTATACCGATGTAACACTGAAGTTGGCATGGGAATGTGGCGTAGAGAAGAAAATCGAGGATTGGAAATAAAAGGTAAAACTGTCGGAATTATTGGTTATGGTAATATGGGAAATGCCTTTGCTCAACGCCTTAAAGGTTTTGGTTGTAAAGTAATTGCTTACGACAAATACAAATTCGATTATACCGACGAGTATTGCGAAGAAAAACAATTGCAAGATCTTTTCGACAATTGTGATATTCTAAGTCTTCATATACCTCAAACCGAAGAAACCATGTTTATGGTAAATGAAGAATTCATAGCTAAGTTCAAGAAACCTTTCTTTCTTATTAACACAGCTCGTGGAAAAATTGTAAGAATTTCTGACTTAGTTAAACATCTAAAAACGGGTCAGGTTCGTGGCGCTTGTCTCGATGTTTTAGAATACGAGAAAACTTCTTTCGAAGATTTACATGCCAATGAACTTCCTGATGATTTCAAATATTTAATTGATGCTGAGAATGTCTTATTAAGCCCGCACGTTGGTGGCTGGACACATGAATCAAACATTAAATTATCAGAAGTTACAGCTCAAAAGATCATTGATGAATTTGGGAAGTAA